In Antechinus flavipes isolate AdamAnt ecotype Samford, QLD, Australia chromosome 3, AdamAnt_v2, whole genome shotgun sequence, a genomic segment contains:
- the TNFRSF25 gene encoding tumor necrosis factor receptor superfamily member 25 isoform X2, translated as MGVENTVREPILRSGECCLEEAISFLLPLPQVFLLVVMVASNAVNMSRGHSPPLPRSPRMVPGLSPMFNQSPFSQKSRLCSAPKYFWDEPSRQCCRRCPAGHFLEAPCTEPDGPSSCQPCPQDTFLSRENHKERQCSRCQACDEDGPAHQVVIRNCSIVANTQCGCAPGWFPECSVNHCRSDSPFLCLRCRDCEILHRYTQIPCSREDTVCGKCLPGFCQDLKNNCVPAPCPTLESEKKLSTTSRLVPYPPSKPKSTSVYCGNDSGSHSEICLGISSHKQGIWFQYFLVVPPTLTVLLLLGWGLFYIYRKSWVPKPQVLCEAEMETLKRQWILNPSLGSRASLPQSRYNEACALHLVGTRSPSSPPLAREVSGPEDAWPVLWGQPSSRGNGPGAGTLQPGPQLYEVMDAVPARRWKEFVRTLGLREAEIEAVEAEIGRFRDQQYEMLKRWRQQQPAGLGAVYAALERMGLEGCAEDLRSRLQRGP; from the exons ATGGGGGTCGAGAATACGGTTAGGGAACCTATCCTCAGATCTGGTGAGTGTTGTTTGGAGGAGGCAATcagctttctccttccccttccccaggtGTTCCTTTTGGTGGTGATGGTAGCAAGTAATGCTGTGAATATGAGTCGTGGACACTCCCCACCCCTTCCAAGGAGCCCCAGGATGGTCCCAGGGCTGAGCCCAATGTTCAACCAGAGCCCCTTTTCTCAGAAATCCCGTCTTTGCTCAGCTCCCAAATATTTTTGGGATGAACCAAGTAGACAGTGCTGTAGGAGATGCCCAGCAG GGCATTTCCTGGAAGCTCCCTGCACTGAGCCGGACGGCCCTTCCTCCTGTCAACCCTGCCCTCAGGACACCTTCCTATCTAGAGAGAACCATAAGGAGAGGCAGTGTAGTCGATGTCAAGCCTGTGATGAGGATG GTCCTGCCCATCAGGTTGTCATCCGGAACTGCTCCATCGTAGCCAACACCCAGTGTGGCTGTGCCCCCGGCTGGTTCCCCGAATGCTCTGTAAACCACTGCCGGTCTGACTCACCTTTCCTCTGCCTTCGATGCCGAGACTGTGAGATTCTGCATCGATACACACAGATCCCTT GTTCTAGAGAAGACACTGTCTGTGGGAAGTGTCTGCCAGGCTTTTGTCAGGACCTGAAGAACAATTGTGTTCCGGCGCCTTGCCCCAC TCTTGAGAGTGAAAAGAAACTGTCTACAACCAGCAGGCTGGTTCCCTACCCTCCATCTAAGCCCAAGTCCACTAGTGTCTATTGTGGAAATGATTCTGGGAGCCATTCAGAGATATGCTTGGGGATCTCTAGCCACAAGCAGG GCATCTGGTTCCAGTACTTCCTGGTGGTGCCCCCAACGCTAACAGTTCTGCTCTTGCTGGGATGGGGCCTGTTCTATATCTACCGGAAAAGCTGGGTCCCAAAGCCCCAGGTTCTTT GTGAAGCGGAGATGGAGACCTTGAAACGCCAGTGG ATACTCAACCCCTCCCTTGGCAGCAGAGCTTCCCTGCCTCAGAGTAGGTACAACGAAGCGTGTGCCCTCCACCTTGTGGGGACCCGAAGTCCCAGCAGCCCTCCTCTGGCCCGCGAAGTCTCGGGCCCGGAAGACGCATGGCCTGTGCTCTGGGGCCAGCCGTCCAGCAGAGGGAATG GGCCTGGGGCCGGCACTCTGCAGCCGGGCCCGCAGCTGTACGAGGTGATGGACGCGGTGCCGGCGCGGCGCTGGAAGGAGTTCGTGCGGACCCTGGGACTTCGGGAGGCGGAGATCGAGGCTGTGGAGGCGGAGATCGGCCGCTTTCGCGACCAGCAGTATGAGATGCTCAAGCGCTGGCGCCAGCAGCAGCCGGCGGGGCTGGGCGCAGTCTACGCGGCCCTGGAGCGCATGGGACTGGAAGGATGCGCGGAAGATCTGCGCAGCCGGCTGCAGCGGGGCCCGTGA
- the TNFRSF25 gene encoding tumor necrosis factor receptor superfamily member 25 isoform X5, with protein MLPRGRAVPALALVFLLVVMVASNAVNMSRGHSPPLPRSPRMVPGLSPMFNQSPFSQKSRLCSAPKYFWDEPSRQCCRRCPAGHFLEAPCTEPDGPSSCQPCPQDTFLSRENHKERQCSRCQACDEDGPAHQVVIRNCSIVANTQCGCAPGWFPECSVNHCRSDSPFLCLRCRDCEILHRYTQIPCSREDTVCGKCLPGFCQDLKNNCVPAPCPTLESEKKLSTTSRLVPYPPSKPKSTSVYCGNDSGSHSEICLGISSHKQGLSLSGIWFQYFLVVPPTLTVLLLLGWGLFYIYRKSWVPKPQVLCEAEMETLKRQWILNPSLGSRASLPQSRYNEACALHLVGTRSPSSPPLAREVSGPEDAWPVLWGQPSSRGNGPGAGTLQPGPQLYEVMDAVPARRWKEFVRTLGLREAEIEAVEAEIGRFRDQQYEMLKRWRQQQPAGLGAVYAALERMGLEGCAEDLRSRLQRGP; from the exons ATGCTGCCCCGGGGCCGCGCGGTGCCAGCCCTGGCGCTG gtGTTCCTTTTGGTGGTGATGGTAGCAAGTAATGCTGTGAATATGAGTCGTGGACACTCCCCACCCCTTCCAAGGAGCCCCAGGATGGTCCCAGGGCTGAGCCCAATGTTCAACCAGAGCCCCTTTTCTCAGAAATCCCGTCTTTGCTCAGCTCCCAAATATTTTTGGGATGAACCAAGTAGACAGTGCTGTAGGAGATGCCCAGCAG GGCATTTCCTGGAAGCTCCCTGCACTGAGCCGGACGGCCCTTCCTCCTGTCAACCCTGCCCTCAGGACACCTTCCTATCTAGAGAGAACCATAAGGAGAGGCAGTGTAGTCGATGTCAAGCCTGTGATGAGGATG GTCCTGCCCATCAGGTTGTCATCCGGAACTGCTCCATCGTAGCCAACACCCAGTGTGGCTGTGCCCCCGGCTGGTTCCCCGAATGCTCTGTAAACCACTGCCGGTCTGACTCACCTTTCCTCTGCCTTCGATGCCGAGACTGTGAGATTCTGCATCGATACACACAGATCCCTT GTTCTAGAGAAGACACTGTCTGTGGGAAGTGTCTGCCAGGCTTTTGTCAGGACCTGAAGAACAATTGTGTTCCGGCGCCTTGCCCCAC TCTTGAGAGTGAAAAGAAACTGTCTACAACCAGCAGGCTGGTTCCCTACCCTCCATCTAAGCCCAAGTCCACTAGTGTCTATTGTGGAAATGATTCTGGGAGCCATTCAGAGATATGCTTGGGGATCTCTAGCCACAAGCAGG GTCTTTCTCTCTCAGGCATCTGGTTCCAGTACTTCCTGGTGGTGCCCCCAACGCTAACAGTTCTGCTCTTGCTGGGATGGGGCCTGTTCTATATCTACCGGAAAAGCTGGGTCCCAAAGCCCCAGGTTCTTT GTGAAGCGGAGATGGAGACCTTGAAACGCCAGTGG ATACTCAACCCCTCCCTTGGCAGCAGAGCTTCCCTGCCTCAGAGTAGGTACAACGAAGCGTGTGCCCTCCACCTTGTGGGGACCCGAAGTCCCAGCAGCCCTCCTCTGGCCCGCGAAGTCTCGGGCCCGGAAGACGCATGGCCTGTGCTCTGGGGCCAGCCGTCCAGCAGAGGGAATG GGCCTGGGGCCGGCACTCTGCAGCCGGGCCCGCAGCTGTACGAGGTGATGGACGCGGTGCCGGCGCGGCGCTGGAAGGAGTTCGTGCGGACCCTGGGACTTCGGGAGGCGGAGATCGAGGCTGTGGAGGCGGAGATCGGCCGCTTTCGCGACCAGCAGTATGAGATGCTCAAGCGCTGGCGCCAGCAGCAGCCGGCGGGGCTGGGCGCAGTCTACGCGGCCCTGGAGCGCATGGGACTGGAAGGATGCGCGGAAGATCTGCGCAGCCGGCTGCAGCGGGGCCCGTGA
- the TNFRSF25 gene encoding tumor necrosis factor receptor superfamily member 25 isoform X4 has protein sequence MSLPIPLSTLTWSCGHWAGNRVKVFLLVVMVASNAVNMSRGHSPPLPRSPRMVPGLSPMFNQSPFSQKSRLCSAPKYFWDEPSRQCCRRCPAGHFLEAPCTEPDGPSSCQPCPQDTFLSRENHKERQCSRCQACDEDGPAHQVVIRNCSIVANTQCGCAPGWFPECSVNHCRSDSPFLCLRCRDCEILHRYTQIPCSREDTVCGKCLPGFCQDLKNNCVPAPCPTLESEKKLSTTSRLVPYPPSKPKSTSVYCGNDSGSHSEICLGISSHKQGLSLSGIWFQYFLVVPPTLTVLLLLGWGLFYIYRKSWVPKPQVLCEAEMETLKRQWILNPSLGSRASLPQSRYNEACALHLVGTRSPSSPPLAREVSGPEDAWPVLWGQPSSRGNGPGAGTLQPGPQLYEVMDAVPARRWKEFVRTLGLREAEIEAVEAEIGRFRDQQYEMLKRWRQQQPAGLGAVYAALERMGLEGCAEDLRSRLQRGP, from the exons ATGTCCCTGCCCATCCCACTTTCTACACTTACATGGTCCTGTGGGCATTGGGCTGGCAATCGGGTGAAG gtGTTCCTTTTGGTGGTGATGGTAGCAAGTAATGCTGTGAATATGAGTCGTGGACACTCCCCACCCCTTCCAAGGAGCCCCAGGATGGTCCCAGGGCTGAGCCCAATGTTCAACCAGAGCCCCTTTTCTCAGAAATCCCGTCTTTGCTCAGCTCCCAAATATTTTTGGGATGAACCAAGTAGACAGTGCTGTAGGAGATGCCCAGCAG GGCATTTCCTGGAAGCTCCCTGCACTGAGCCGGACGGCCCTTCCTCCTGTCAACCCTGCCCTCAGGACACCTTCCTATCTAGAGAGAACCATAAGGAGAGGCAGTGTAGTCGATGTCAAGCCTGTGATGAGGATG GTCCTGCCCATCAGGTTGTCATCCGGAACTGCTCCATCGTAGCCAACACCCAGTGTGGCTGTGCCCCCGGCTGGTTCCCCGAATGCTCTGTAAACCACTGCCGGTCTGACTCACCTTTCCTCTGCCTTCGATGCCGAGACTGTGAGATTCTGCATCGATACACACAGATCCCTT GTTCTAGAGAAGACACTGTCTGTGGGAAGTGTCTGCCAGGCTTTTGTCAGGACCTGAAGAACAATTGTGTTCCGGCGCCTTGCCCCAC TCTTGAGAGTGAAAAGAAACTGTCTACAACCAGCAGGCTGGTTCCCTACCCTCCATCTAAGCCCAAGTCCACTAGTGTCTATTGTGGAAATGATTCTGGGAGCCATTCAGAGATATGCTTGGGGATCTCTAGCCACAAGCAGG GTCTTTCTCTCTCAGGCATCTGGTTCCAGTACTTCCTGGTGGTGCCCCCAACGCTAACAGTTCTGCTCTTGCTGGGATGGGGCCTGTTCTATATCTACCGGAAAAGCTGGGTCCCAAAGCCCCAGGTTCTTT GTGAAGCGGAGATGGAGACCTTGAAACGCCAGTGG ATACTCAACCCCTCCCTTGGCAGCAGAGCTTCCCTGCCTCAGAGTAGGTACAACGAAGCGTGTGCCCTCCACCTTGTGGGGACCCGAAGTCCCAGCAGCCCTCCTCTGGCCCGCGAAGTCTCGGGCCCGGAAGACGCATGGCCTGTGCTCTGGGGCCAGCCGTCCAGCAGAGGGAATG GGCCTGGGGCCGGCACTCTGCAGCCGGGCCCGCAGCTGTACGAGGTGATGGACGCGGTGCCGGCGCGGCGCTGGAAGGAGTTCGTGCGGACCCTGGGACTTCGGGAGGCGGAGATCGAGGCTGTGGAGGCGGAGATCGGCCGCTTTCGCGACCAGCAGTATGAGATGCTCAAGCGCTGGCGCCAGCAGCAGCCGGCGGGGCTGGGCGCAGTCTACGCGGCCCTGGAGCGCATGGGACTGGAAGGATGCGCGGAAGATCTGCGCAGCCGGCTGCAGCGGGGCCCGTGA
- the LOC127555934 gene encoding espin-like protein: MLGPFGELMTEEDINRIEQQIENLQVVHKAQKLEAQLEQLELELQQLLPVSAAVSSHRFTVNPRRMQGRAADLPAWCSRISTLLKSMAILLATLGGRPAHLTDLVTAETGQPLAPVADWRPDSVGLGRSYSFSCSREEVAREILECGVSVKNLKANFETHARSQEAEYWYPRKLSLPVSITVSDVFSREPILEEDYVSGSPAQPRLGGRPVGGPCAANGSAHFLGEPAESSSPEDPLASLYPPEEPGDEVTIFEPEQLAQNPPLSTELRGVQDYIDMRKERIVYLFLEHWRKWTFSGPGRQTQARLRRLLPRVVAAGAPEPEPQQGLEEPAHQSLGNDHRLLYFMKQRHVVGKLLAHWRSLMCQVPSRQLRRLSRVQGLYWPEHFLPHVGGVPASYDSLTLDLFMLGYFQLLEMRMSREERKFRHLLCYEMFDRLGSHPWELIRLFHRVVLEEVEAGRRDWQDGFEDLKRAFFGDSPEPPAEEPLPQPQAPASVPRPPPPPLPPPLPQAEPSMSPVPPALDRADSLQLVAEMGEFSNEDICRYIDRSFSFWKEKEAELFDI; the protein is encoded by the coding sequence ATGCTGGGGCCCTTCGGGGAGCTCATGACCGAAGAAGACATCAACCGCATCGAGCAACAAATCGAGAACCTCCAGGTGGTGCATAAGGCCCAGAAGCTCGAGGCGCAGCTGGAGCAGCTGGAACTTGAGCTGCAGCAGCTGCTGCCCGTCTCCGCGGCCGTGTCCAGCCACCGTTTCACGGTCAACCCCCGCCGCATGCAGGGCCGGGCCGCCGACCTGCCCGCTTGGTGCAGCCGGATCTCCACTCTACTCAAGAGCATGGCCATTCTGCTGGCCACTCTGGGCGGCCGGCCGGCCCACCTCACGGATCTGGTGACCGCCGAGACCGGGCAGCCCCTGGCCCCCGTGGCGGACTGGCGGCCGGACTCCGTGGGCCTCGGCCGCTCGTACTCCTTCAGCTGCAGCCGGGAGGAGGTGGCCCGGGAGATCTTGGAGTGCGGGGTCTCGGTCAAGAATCTCAAAGCCAATTTTGAGACGCACGCGCGGAGCCAGGAGGCCGAGTACTGGTACCCACGCAAGCTCTCGTTGCCCGTGAGCATCACGGTCTCCGACGTCTTTAGCCGGGAGCCCATCCTGGAGGAAGACTATGTGTCGGGAAGCCCGGCTCAGCCACGTCTGGGAGGGCGCCCGGTGGGCGGTCCTTGCGCGGCCAACGGGTCTGCGCACTTCCTGGGGGAGCCAGCGGAGTCATCATCCCCCGAAGACCCTTTAGCCAGCCTGTATCCCCCAGAGGAGCCCGGCGACGAGGTGACGATTTTTGAGCCCGAACAGCTAGCACAAAACCCACCCCTCTCCACCGAGCTTCGAGGCGTCCAGGACTATATCGACATGCGGAAGGAGCGGATCGTCTACCTCTTTCTGGAGCACTGGCGCAAGTGGACTTTCAGCGGCCCCGGGCGCCAGACCCAGGCCCGCCTTCGCAGGCTGCTGCCCCGAGTGGTGGCGGCCGGGGCCCCGGAGCCCGAGCCCCAGCAAGGGCTGGAGGAGCCCGCCCACCAAAGCCTCGGGAACGACCACCGGTTGCTGTACTTCATGAAACAGCGGCACGTGGTGGGCAAATTGCTGGCACACTGGCGGAGTCTCATGTGCCAGGTGCCCTCCCGGCAGCTGCGCCGCCTGAGCCGGGTGCAGGGTCTGTACTGGCCCGAGCACTTCCTGCCCCACGTGGGCGGGGTGCCGGCCAGCTACGACAGCCTCACCTTGGACCTCTTCATGCTGGGTTATTTCCAGCTGCTGGAGATGCGCATGAGCCGAGAGGAGCGCAAGTTCCGCCACCTGCTGTGCTACGAGATGTTCGACAGGCTGGGCAGCCATCCGTGGGAGCTCATCCGCCTCTTCCACAGAGTGGTGCTGGAGGAAGTGGAGGCTGGGCGTCGGGACTGGCAGGATGGCTTCGAGGATCTGAAGAGGGCGTTCTTTGGGGACAGCCCCGAGCCCCCCGCCGAGGAGCCTCTGCCCCAGCCCCAGGCGCCGGCCTCCGTACCCCGCCCTCCACCCCCTCCGCTGCCGCCCCCgctgccccaggccgagccctcGATGAGCCCGGTGCCGCCGGCCCTCGATCGGGCCGACTCTCTGCAGCTGGTAGCGGAGATGGGCGAGTTCAGCAACGAGGACATCTGCCGCTACATCGACCGGAGCTTCTCGTTCTGGAAGGAGAAGGAAGCCGAGTTGTTCGACATTTGA
- the TNFRSF25 gene encoding tumor necrosis factor receptor superfamily member 25 isoform X3, producing the protein MSLPIPLSTLTWSCGHWAGNRVKVRWVFLLVVMVASNAVNMSRGHSPPLPRSPRMVPGLSPMFNQSPFSQKSRLCSAPKYFWDEPSRQCCRRCPAGHFLEAPCTEPDGPSSCQPCPQDTFLSRENHKERQCSRCQACDEDGPAHQVVIRNCSIVANTQCGCAPGWFPECSVNHCRSDSPFLCLRCRDCEILHRYTQIPCSREDTVCGKCLPGFCQDLKNNCVPAPCPTLESEKKLSTTSRLVPYPPSKPKSTSVYCGNDSGSHSEICLGISSHKQGLSLSGIWFQYFLVVPPTLTVLLLLGWGLFYIYRKSWVPKPQVLCEAEMETLKRQWILNPSLGSRASLPQSRYNEACALHLVGTRSPSSPPLAREVSGPEDAWPVLWGQPSSRGNGPGAGTLQPGPQLYEVMDAVPARRWKEFVRTLGLREAEIEAVEAEIGRFRDQQYEMLKRWRQQQPAGLGAVYAALERMGLEGCAEDLRSRLQRGP; encoded by the exons ATGTCCCTGCCCATCCCACTTTCTACACTTACATGGTCCTGTGGGCATTGGGCTGGCAATCGGGTGAAGGTGAGATGG gtGTTCCTTTTGGTGGTGATGGTAGCAAGTAATGCTGTGAATATGAGTCGTGGACACTCCCCACCCCTTCCAAGGAGCCCCAGGATGGTCCCAGGGCTGAGCCCAATGTTCAACCAGAGCCCCTTTTCTCAGAAATCCCGTCTTTGCTCAGCTCCCAAATATTTTTGGGATGAACCAAGTAGACAGTGCTGTAGGAGATGCCCAGCAG GGCATTTCCTGGAAGCTCCCTGCACTGAGCCGGACGGCCCTTCCTCCTGTCAACCCTGCCCTCAGGACACCTTCCTATCTAGAGAGAACCATAAGGAGAGGCAGTGTAGTCGATGTCAAGCCTGTGATGAGGATG GTCCTGCCCATCAGGTTGTCATCCGGAACTGCTCCATCGTAGCCAACACCCAGTGTGGCTGTGCCCCCGGCTGGTTCCCCGAATGCTCTGTAAACCACTGCCGGTCTGACTCACCTTTCCTCTGCCTTCGATGCCGAGACTGTGAGATTCTGCATCGATACACACAGATCCCTT GTTCTAGAGAAGACACTGTCTGTGGGAAGTGTCTGCCAGGCTTTTGTCAGGACCTGAAGAACAATTGTGTTCCGGCGCCTTGCCCCAC TCTTGAGAGTGAAAAGAAACTGTCTACAACCAGCAGGCTGGTTCCCTACCCTCCATCTAAGCCCAAGTCCACTAGTGTCTATTGTGGAAATGATTCTGGGAGCCATTCAGAGATATGCTTGGGGATCTCTAGCCACAAGCAGG GTCTTTCTCTCTCAGGCATCTGGTTCCAGTACTTCCTGGTGGTGCCCCCAACGCTAACAGTTCTGCTCTTGCTGGGATGGGGCCTGTTCTATATCTACCGGAAAAGCTGGGTCCCAAAGCCCCAGGTTCTTT GTGAAGCGGAGATGGAGACCTTGAAACGCCAGTGG ATACTCAACCCCTCCCTTGGCAGCAGAGCTTCCCTGCCTCAGAGTAGGTACAACGAAGCGTGTGCCCTCCACCTTGTGGGGACCCGAAGTCCCAGCAGCCCTCCTCTGGCCCGCGAAGTCTCGGGCCCGGAAGACGCATGGCCTGTGCTCTGGGGCCAGCCGTCCAGCAGAGGGAATG GGCCTGGGGCCGGCACTCTGCAGCCGGGCCCGCAGCTGTACGAGGTGATGGACGCGGTGCCGGCGCGGCGCTGGAAGGAGTTCGTGCGGACCCTGGGACTTCGGGAGGCGGAGATCGAGGCTGTGGAGGCGGAGATCGGCCGCTTTCGCGACCAGCAGTATGAGATGCTCAAGCGCTGGCGCCAGCAGCAGCCGGCGGGGCTGGGCGCAGTCTACGCGGCCCTGGAGCGCATGGGACTGGAAGGATGCGCGGAAGATCTGCGCAGCCGGCTGCAGCGGGGCCCGTGA
- the TNFRSF25 gene encoding tumor necrosis factor receptor superfamily member 25 isoform X1, which translates to MGVENTVREPILRSGECCLEEAISFLLPLPQVFLLVVMVASNAVNMSRGHSPPLPRSPRMVPGLSPMFNQSPFSQKSRLCSAPKYFWDEPSRQCCRRCPAGHFLEAPCTEPDGPSSCQPCPQDTFLSRENHKERQCSRCQACDEDGPAHQVVIRNCSIVANTQCGCAPGWFPECSVNHCRSDSPFLCLRCRDCEILHRYTQIPCSREDTVCGKCLPGFCQDLKNNCVPAPCPTLESEKKLSTTSRLVPYPPSKPKSTSVYCGNDSGSHSEICLGISSHKQGLSLSGIWFQYFLVVPPTLTVLLLLGWGLFYIYRKSWVPKPQVLCEAEMETLKRQWILNPSLGSRASLPQSRYNEACALHLVGTRSPSSPPLAREVSGPEDAWPVLWGQPSSRGNGPGAGTLQPGPQLYEVMDAVPARRWKEFVRTLGLREAEIEAVEAEIGRFRDQQYEMLKRWRQQQPAGLGAVYAALERMGLEGCAEDLRSRLQRGP; encoded by the exons ATGGGGGTCGAGAATACGGTTAGGGAACCTATCCTCAGATCTGGTGAGTGTTGTTTGGAGGAGGCAATcagctttctccttccccttccccaggtGTTCCTTTTGGTGGTGATGGTAGCAAGTAATGCTGTGAATATGAGTCGTGGACACTCCCCACCCCTTCCAAGGAGCCCCAGGATGGTCCCAGGGCTGAGCCCAATGTTCAACCAGAGCCCCTTTTCTCAGAAATCCCGTCTTTGCTCAGCTCCCAAATATTTTTGGGATGAACCAAGTAGACAGTGCTGTAGGAGATGCCCAGCAG GGCATTTCCTGGAAGCTCCCTGCACTGAGCCGGACGGCCCTTCCTCCTGTCAACCCTGCCCTCAGGACACCTTCCTATCTAGAGAGAACCATAAGGAGAGGCAGTGTAGTCGATGTCAAGCCTGTGATGAGGATG GTCCTGCCCATCAGGTTGTCATCCGGAACTGCTCCATCGTAGCCAACACCCAGTGTGGCTGTGCCCCCGGCTGGTTCCCCGAATGCTCTGTAAACCACTGCCGGTCTGACTCACCTTTCCTCTGCCTTCGATGCCGAGACTGTGAGATTCTGCATCGATACACACAGATCCCTT GTTCTAGAGAAGACACTGTCTGTGGGAAGTGTCTGCCAGGCTTTTGTCAGGACCTGAAGAACAATTGTGTTCCGGCGCCTTGCCCCAC TCTTGAGAGTGAAAAGAAACTGTCTACAACCAGCAGGCTGGTTCCCTACCCTCCATCTAAGCCCAAGTCCACTAGTGTCTATTGTGGAAATGATTCTGGGAGCCATTCAGAGATATGCTTGGGGATCTCTAGCCACAAGCAGG GTCTTTCTCTCTCAGGCATCTGGTTCCAGTACTTCCTGGTGGTGCCCCCAACGCTAACAGTTCTGCTCTTGCTGGGATGGGGCCTGTTCTATATCTACCGGAAAAGCTGGGTCCCAAAGCCCCAGGTTCTTT GTGAAGCGGAGATGGAGACCTTGAAACGCCAGTGG ATACTCAACCCCTCCCTTGGCAGCAGAGCTTCCCTGCCTCAGAGTAGGTACAACGAAGCGTGTGCCCTCCACCTTGTGGGGACCCGAAGTCCCAGCAGCCCTCCTCTGGCCCGCGAAGTCTCGGGCCCGGAAGACGCATGGCCTGTGCTCTGGGGCCAGCCGTCCAGCAGAGGGAATG GGCCTGGGGCCGGCACTCTGCAGCCGGGCCCGCAGCTGTACGAGGTGATGGACGCGGTGCCGGCGCGGCGCTGGAAGGAGTTCGTGCGGACCCTGGGACTTCGGGAGGCGGAGATCGAGGCTGTGGAGGCGGAGATCGGCCGCTTTCGCGACCAGCAGTATGAGATGCTCAAGCGCTGGCGCCAGCAGCAGCCGGCGGGGCTGGGCGCAGTCTACGCGGCCCTGGAGCGCATGGGACTGGAAGGATGCGCGGAAGATCTGCGCAGCCGGCTGCAGCGGGGCCCGTGA